From one Nocardioides scoriae genomic stretch:
- a CDS encoding acyl-CoA dehydrogenase family protein, translating to MSADARVARNQAPPLVGHDVVGSDAALVDAVLRHGSPDVLESLSDLGREAGTAEAREHGELANRHHPELVPYDRYGNRVDEVRFHPSWHWLMERAVGHGLAAAPWEQQESGAPHAHVRRAAGFLAWSQTEPGHGCPISMTYAAIPALRADEALAEEWVPQLASLDYDPGLRVLADKRGALAGMGMTEKQGGSDVRANQTEARATGVDGEVTLHGHKWFTSAPMNDVFLVLAQAPGGLTCFLVPRVLPSGERNRLDVVRLKDKLGNRSNASSELELEGTWAQRLGDEGRGVRTIIEMVAATRLDCVLGSASLMRKALAEASWHVAHRSAFGGVLADKPLMRNVVADLAVESEAATVLAMRLAAAVDRPGDAHEAALRRIALPLAKFWVCKRTPMMVAEALECLGGNGYVEESGLPLLFRESPLNSVWEGSGNVNALDVLRALSREPEVLAAWLTEVGLARGEDPRLDRAVEGVLTMLADTTHLELLARRLAGQMAACLQASLLLRFAPPAVADAFCATRLGGDYNGTLGTLPLGTDLDALVTRTTPHV from the coding sequence ATGAGTGCCGATGCCCGGGTAGCCCGCAACCAGGCGCCGCCGCTCGTGGGCCACGACGTCGTCGGCTCCGACGCCGCCCTGGTCGACGCGGTGCTGCGCCACGGCTCCCCCGACGTGCTCGAGTCGCTGTCGGACCTGGGGCGCGAGGCCGGCACGGCCGAGGCGCGCGAGCACGGCGAGCTGGCCAACCGGCACCACCCCGAGCTGGTGCCCTACGACCGCTACGGCAACCGGGTCGACGAGGTCCGCTTCCACCCGTCGTGGCACTGGCTCATGGAGCGAGCGGTCGGCCACGGCCTGGCCGCGGCGCCCTGGGAGCAGCAGGAGTCCGGCGCCCCCCACGCCCACGTGCGCCGGGCGGCCGGCTTCCTCGCCTGGTCGCAGACCGAGCCCGGACACGGCTGTCCCATCTCGATGACGTACGCCGCCATCCCGGCCCTGCGCGCCGACGAGGCGCTGGCCGAGGAGTGGGTGCCGCAGCTGGCCTCGCTCGACTACGACCCCGGTCTGCGGGTGCTGGCCGACAAGCGCGGCGCCCTGGCCGGCATGGGCATGACCGAGAAGCAGGGCGGTTCAGACGTCCGGGCCAACCAGACCGAGGCCCGAGCGACCGGTGTCGACGGCGAGGTCACGCTGCACGGCCACAAGTGGTTCACCTCCGCCCCGATGAACGACGTGTTCCTCGTGCTGGCCCAGGCGCCCGGCGGGCTGACCTGCTTCCTCGTGCCGCGGGTGCTGCCGTCCGGCGAGCGCAACCGGCTGGACGTCGTACGCCTCAAGGACAAGCTGGGCAACCGCTCCAACGCCTCCTCCGAGCTCGAGCTCGAGGGCACCTGGGCACAGCGGCTCGGCGACGAGGGCCGGGGCGTGCGCACCATCATCGAGATGGTCGCGGCCACCCGGCTCGACTGCGTGCTCGGCTCGGCCTCGCTGATGCGCAAGGCGCTGGCGGAGGCGTCGTGGCACGTCGCCCACCGCTCGGCCTTCGGCGGCGTGCTCGCCGACAAGCCCCTGATGCGCAACGTCGTGGCCGACCTGGCGGTCGAGTCCGAGGCCGCCACGGTGCTCGCGATGCGGCTCGCCGCGGCCGTCGACCGGCCCGGCGACGCCCACGAGGCGGCGCTGCGGCGGATCGCGCTGCCGCTCGCAAAGTTCTGGGTCTGCAAGCGCACCCCGATGATGGTGGCCGAGGCGCTGGAGTGCCTGGGCGGCAACGGCTACGTCGAGGAGTCCGGCCTGCCGCTGCTCTTCCGCGAGTCCCCTCTCAACTCGGTGTGGGAGGGCTCGGGCAACGTCAACGCCCTCGACGTCCTGCGCGCGCTGTCCCGCGAGCCCGAGGTCCTGGCCGCCTGGCTCACCGAGGTCGGCCTCGCCCGCGGCGAGGACCCCCGCCTGGACCGTGCCGTCGAGGGCGTCCTGACGATGCTCGCCGACACCACCCACCTCGAGCTGCTCGCCCGCCGCCTGGCCGGCCAGATGGCCGCCTGCCTCCAGGCCTCCCTGCTCCTCCGCTTCGCTCCCCCGGCCGTCGCCGACGCCTTCTGCGCCACCCGCCTCGGCGGCGACTACAACGGCACCCTCGGCACCCTCCCCCTCGGCACCGACCTCGACGCCCTCGTCACCCGCACCACCCCGCACGTCTGA
- a CDS encoding YihY/virulence factor BrkB family protein, translating to MAVESSPRRQVRGLSLVTVRDAVWRLVVSTVGTCMRHRVTGLAAEAAFFAVLSLPPLIFALAGSIGYVFAQFSESQIDEVRDTIISLASQALTPQTVDSIIRPTLDEVLSGGRYDVISIGFILALWSGSRALNVFLDTITIMYGLGGQRGIIPTRALSFALYLVGMLIGVVLVPLVVIGPTMIARWLPSNLDFLNQLYWPTVLLLGIVFLALLYHVSVPVRTRWRYNLPGAVFTMFCWVFGSAVLRSVLVGTAQGSTSIYGPLAAPIAVLLWLYLLSIAVLIGAALNAAFDQVWPQVELTSARQERLGRISLDNVLPWRATPVPTPVPDPAPAPEAADEAEPGVATVAAPVAVPVAGPAEDAPSTARPPVAQVPEERETPVRQASGPA from the coding sequence ATGGCCGTCGAGAGCAGTCCACGCCGTCAGGTGCGTGGGCTCTCGCTCGTCACGGTGCGCGACGCCGTGTGGCGCCTGGTGGTCTCGACCGTCGGCACCTGCATGCGCCACCGCGTCACCGGCCTCGCGGCCGAGGCGGCCTTCTTCGCGGTGCTCTCGCTGCCGCCGCTGATCTTCGCGCTCGCCGGCTCCATCGGCTACGTCTTCGCGCAGTTCAGCGAGAGCCAGATCGACGAGGTCCGCGACACCATCATCTCGCTGGCCAGCCAGGCGCTGACCCCCCAGACGGTCGACAGCATCATCCGGCCGACCCTCGACGAGGTGCTCTCGGGCGGGCGCTACGACGTCATCTCGATCGGCTTCATCCTGGCGCTGTGGTCGGGCTCGCGGGCGCTCAACGTCTTCCTCGACACCATCACGATCATGTACGGCCTCGGCGGCCAGCGCGGCATCATCCCCACCCGCGCGCTGTCCTTCGCGCTCTACCTCGTCGGCATGCTGATCGGCGTCGTGCTGGTGCCGCTGGTGGTGATCGGCCCGACCATGATCGCCCGCTGGCTGCCCAGCAACCTCGACTTCCTCAACCAGCTCTACTGGCCCACGGTGCTGCTGCTCGGCATCGTCTTCCTGGCGCTGCTCTACCACGTGTCGGTGCCGGTCCGGACGCGCTGGCGCTACAACCTGCCCGGCGCGGTGTTCACGATGTTCTGCTGGGTGTTCGGCTCGGCGGTGCTGCGCAGCGTGCTGGTCGGCACCGCCCAGGGCTCGACCTCGATCTACGGCCCGCTGGCCGCGCCGATCGCCGTGCTGCTGTGGCTCTACCTGCTCTCCATCGCGGTGCTCATCGGCGCCGCCCTCAACGCCGCCTTCGACCAGGTGTGGCCGCAGGTCGAGCTGACGTCTGCCCGCCAGGAGCGGCTGGGGCGGATCTCGCTCGACAACGTGCTGCCCTGGCGCGCCACCCCGGTGCCGACGCCGGTGCCGGACCCCGCGCCCGCCCCGGAAGCGGCGGACGAGGCCGAGCCCGGGGTGGCGACCGTCGCGGCGCCCGTCGCGGTGCCCGTCGCGGGGCCTGCCGAGGACGCCCCGTCGACGGCCCGACCGCCGGTCGCGCAGGTGCCCGAGGAGCGCGAAACCCCGGTGCGGCAGGCGTCCGGCCCGGCGTAG
- a CDS encoding potassium channel family protein, producing MASPENTATGLLRLPAVARSPWWELGRRLLLAIAILAFTVALVYFDRTGYTDNSDPEGRVSFVDSIYYTTVTLSTTGYGDIAPATDQARLVNAFVITPLRIAFLVLLIGTTLEVLAAQGREMFRVARWRKHMDQHVVVIGYGTKGRSAVETLVNNGTPRSSVVVVDPSTVGQEEANADGLAVITGDATRREVLRRAGVEQAQQVIITTARDDTTVLATLTVRQLNPDAYIVAAVREQDNVPLVRQSGADSVITSSDAVGRLLGLASYSPNLGIVMEDLLTYGEGLEVAQRELLVGEVGKAPQSLPDQVIAVVRDEKVYRYFDPTVTLLARGDELIVVRPSKELPWAPRPGTHNETLADEDE from the coding sequence GTGGCCAGCCCCGAGAACACCGCCACCGGCCTGCTGCGCCTGCCGGCCGTCGCCCGGTCGCCCTGGTGGGAGCTGGGCCGGCGGCTGCTGCTCGCCATCGCGATCCTGGCGTTCACGGTCGCGCTCGTCTACTTCGACCGCACCGGCTACACCGACAACTCGGACCCCGAGGGCCGGGTCAGCTTCGTCGACTCGATCTACTACACGACGGTCACGCTCAGCACGACCGGCTACGGCGACATCGCCCCGGCCACCGACCAGGCACGGCTGGTCAACGCGTTCGTCATCACCCCGCTGCGCATCGCCTTCCTCGTGCTCCTGATCGGGACCACGCTCGAGGTGCTCGCGGCCCAGGGCCGCGAGATGTTCCGGGTCGCCCGGTGGAGGAAGCACATGGACCAGCACGTCGTCGTCATCGGCTACGGCACCAAGGGCCGCAGCGCCGTCGAGACCCTCGTCAACAACGGCACCCCGCGGTCCTCGGTGGTGGTGGTCGACCCCAGCACGGTCGGGCAGGAGGAGGCCAACGCCGACGGCCTGGCCGTCATCACCGGCGACGCCACCCGGCGCGAGGTGCTCCGGCGCGCCGGCGTCGAGCAGGCCCAGCAGGTCATCATCACCACCGCGCGCGACGACACCACGGTGCTGGCGACGCTGACGGTGCGCCAGCTCAACCCCGACGCCTACATCGTGGCGGCGGTGCGCGAGCAGGACAACGTGCCGCTGGTGCGCCAGAGCGGGGCCGACTCGGTCATCACCTCCTCCGACGCGGTGGGCCGGCTGCTCGGGCTGGCGTCGTACTCGCCCAACCTCGGGATCGTCATGGAGGACCTGCTGACGTACGGCGAGGGGCTCGAGGTCGCGCAGCGCGAGCTGCTCGTCGGCGAGGTCGGCAAGGCGCCCCAGTCGCTGCCCGACCAGGTGATCGCCGTGGTGCGCGACGAGAAGGTCTACCGCTACTTCGACCCCACCGTCACGCTGCTGGCCCGGGGCGACGAGCTGATCGTCGTGCGCCCCTCCAAGGAGCTGCCGTGGGCCCCGCGACCGGGCACCCACAACGAGACGCTGGCCGACGAGGACGAATGA
- a CDS encoding PGPGW domain-containing protein — protein MNETVKGLGLKIFGWLLLLVGIAALPLPGPGAMIILGAMFVLATQYEWADKRLDRVKVWALKGAADSVKTWPRIALSLLGVVWLVGLGIFWGIRPDAPGWWPLRESWWLIGGWGTGATLIFSGVVALALLVYSFVKLRGASRAEIEAQATRGGAHDGDDDDRSAVRSEPGGEHAAGTAAG, from the coding sequence GTGAACGAAACCGTGAAGGGCCTCGGGCTGAAGATCTTCGGCTGGTTGCTCCTGCTCGTCGGGATCGCAGCGCTGCCGCTGCCGGGTCCCGGCGCCATGATCATCCTGGGCGCCATGTTCGTGCTGGCGACGCAGTACGAGTGGGCCGACAAGCGACTCGACCGCGTCAAGGTGTGGGCCCTCAAGGGGGCCGCCGACAGCGTCAAGACCTGGCCGCGCATCGCCCTGTCGCTGCTGGGCGTGGTGTGGCTGGTCGGCCTCGGCATCTTCTGGGGCATCCGTCCCGACGCCCCCGGCTGGTGGCCGCTGCGCGAGAGCTGGTGGCTGATCGGCGGGTGGGGCACCGGGGCCACCCTGATCTTCTCCGGCGTGGTCGCGCTGGCGCTGCTGGTCTACAGCTTCGTGAAGCTGCGCGGCGCGAGCCGGGCCGAGATCGAGGCCCAGGCCACGCGCGGCGGGGCCCACGACGGCGACGACGACGACAGGTCCGCCGTGCGCTCCGAGCCGGGGGGCGAGCACGCCGCCGGCACCGCGGCGGGCTGA
- a CDS encoding maleylpyruvate isomerase family mycothiol-dependent enzyme codes for MPATDPVAAWREAHERVCALVLDVPAQDLEASVPACPDWTGRDLLSHVVGLAADVLGGDEPDDHHAAWTQAQVDARADRSVEELVAEWRGNADDLVAWMGEHGSRPLNDVVIHEQDLRGALARPGGAHSAGVAIVRDRMAERLGRALQGRPPLALVGQVWTWTSDGGPVDAAAVVLEAGDLDLFRALCSRRTADQLRSWTVRGDVEDHLDGFAGLGSLPDHPLPE; via the coding sequence GTGCCCGCCACCGACCCCGTCGCCGCCTGGCGCGAGGCCCACGAGCGCGTCTGCGCGCTGGTCCTGGACGTGCCGGCGCAGGACCTCGAGGCGTCCGTGCCCGCCTGCCCCGACTGGACCGGACGCGACCTGCTCTCCCACGTGGTGGGGCTGGCCGCCGACGTCCTCGGTGGCGACGAGCCCGACGACCACCACGCCGCCTGGACGCAGGCCCAGGTCGACGCCCGCGCCGATCGCTCGGTCGAGGAGCTGGTCGCCGAGTGGCGCGGCAACGCCGACGACCTGGTCGCCTGGATGGGCGAGCACGGCTCGCGGCCCCTCAACGACGTCGTGATCCACGAGCAGGACCTCCGCGGCGCGCTCGCGCGGCCCGGCGGCGCCCACAGCGCCGGCGTGGCGATCGTCCGCGACCGGATGGCCGAGCGGCTGGGCCGTGCGCTGCAGGGGCGCCCGCCCCTCGCCCTCGTGGGCCAGGTCTGGACGTGGACCTCCGACGGCGGCCCCGTCGACGCCGCAGCGGTGGTGCTGGAGGCCGGCGACCTCGACCTGTTCCGCGCCCTGTGCAGCCGCCGCACCGCCGACCAGCTGCGTTCCTGGACGGTGCGCGGCGACGTCGAGGACCACCTCGACGGCTTCGCCGGGCTGGGCTCGCTGCCGGACCACCCGCTCCCGGAGTAG
- a CDS encoding AI-2E family transporter gives MDDAQPVLGDPADVPPAPASPGVPSRERVIGHGVAWTAQWSLRLVLIVAGAIVLGYVVKFSWFILFPVLLALILTTVLAPVAKLLREKAHLPNGLAAAATILGGLAVVVGAGFAIAPSVAGQSGDIVKSANQGIQQLQDWVQNTDFISKAQIDAGLQGLQEKVTGSASSIASGVLTGVSAVTNGLVTLVITLILSFLFLKDGRRFLPWVRRLAGPRAGRHLEEVGTRSWRTLGGFIRTQALVSLIDAVFIGTGLLLVGVPLAIPLAVLTFFAGFIPIVGAFVAGFIAVLVALVSNGPTGALIVLAVIVAVQQLEGNVLSPWLQSKSMKLHAAVVLLSVTLGSTLFGITGAFLAVPVVAVLAVVLRYLDEVVEDKSTPGSAPPYVDGVVAERNRAKAAASRAEADEPTEQDDAPDGPPVS, from the coding sequence ATGGACGACGCGCAGCCCGTGCTCGGTGACCCCGCCGACGTGCCCCCCGCCCCCGCGAGCCCGGGGGTGCCCTCCCGCGAGCGGGTGATCGGCCACGGGGTGGCCTGGACGGCGCAGTGGAGCCTGCGGCTGGTGCTGATCGTGGCCGGGGCGATCGTGCTCGGCTACGTCGTGAAGTTCAGCTGGTTCATCCTCTTCCCGGTGCTGCTGGCGCTCATCCTCACCACGGTGCTGGCCCCGGTCGCCAAGCTGCTGCGGGAGAAGGCGCACCTGCCCAACGGGCTGGCGGCCGCGGCCACCATCCTCGGCGGGCTGGCCGTCGTGGTCGGGGCGGGCTTCGCGATCGCCCCGTCGGTGGCCGGCCAGAGCGGCGACATCGTCAAGAGCGCCAACCAGGGAATCCAGCAGCTCCAGGACTGGGTGCAGAACACCGACTTCATCTCCAAGGCGCAGATCGACGCCGGCCTCCAGGGCCTGCAGGAGAAGGTGACCGGGTCGGCCTCCAGCATCGCCTCGGGGGTGCTCACCGGGGTCTCGGCCGTCACCAACGGCCTGGTCACCCTGGTGATCACCCTCATCCTCAGCTTCCTGTTCCTCAAGGACGGCCGCCGCTTCCTGCCGTGGGTGCGCCGGCTGGCCGGCCCCCGGGCGGGTCGCCACCTCGAGGAGGTCGGCACCCGGTCGTGGCGCACCCTGGGCGGCTTCATCCGCACCCAGGCGCTGGTCTCGCTCATCGACGCGGTCTTCATCGGCACCGGCCTGCTGCTCGTCGGCGTGCCGCTGGCGATCCCGCTGGCCGTGCTGACCTTCTTCGCGGGCTTCATCCCCATCGTGGGTGCGTTCGTCGCGGGCTTCATCGCCGTGCTGGTCGCCCTGGTCTCCAACGGCCCCACCGGAGCCCTGATCGTGCTGGCGGTCATCGTGGCCGTGCAGCAGCTCGAGGGCAACGTGCTCTCGCCGTGGCTGCAGTCGAAGTCGATGAAGCTGCACGCGGCCGTCGTGCTGCTGTCGGTGACGCTCGGCTCCACCCTGTTCGGCATCACCGGCGCCTTCCTGGCCGTCCCGGTCGTGGCCGTGCTCGCCGTGGTGCTGCGCTACCTCGACGAGGTCGTCGAGGACAAGTCCACCCCCGGCAGCGCCCCGCCGTACGTCGACGGGGTGGTCGCCGAGCGCAACCGCGCCAAGGCCGCCGCGAGCCGGGCCGAGGCCGACGAGCCGACCGAGCAGGACGACGCGCCCGACGGACCCCCCGTCTCGTGA
- a CDS encoding NAD(P)/FAD-dependent oxidoreductase: MSTSGRAHGPVVVVGAGIAGVTCARELRAAGLDVRVLDRGRRLGGRMASRTLAGRPVDTGASYFTGGDERFDAVVRDWEARGVARRWTDTFHVLAPGQEPTTKSGPVRWGAGGGMRSLVEDLARGLDVQQHEVASVRRRDGVLEVDGEPAAAVVLAMPDAQARRLLDPTLASASATDRAYEPVLALSAVFDRRDWDDPGRTGDRFDGAFVNDHDVLAWIADDGRRRGDDAPVLVAHSTPGFAQPRLDDPAAAGSDLLDALRELLALGAEPTETHVQRWSLARPTGSREPTFHLSEDLVGLCGDGWGPVSKVQGAWVSGHDLGVELARRLG; encoded by the coding sequence GTGAGCACCTCGGGGAGGGCCCACGGGCCGGTCGTGGTCGTCGGCGCGGGCATCGCGGGTGTCACGTGCGCCCGCGAGCTGCGGGCCGCCGGCCTCGACGTGCGCGTGCTCGACCGCGGCCGGCGCCTCGGCGGACGGATGGCCTCGCGCACGCTGGCCGGCCGGCCGGTCGACACCGGCGCGTCGTACTTCACCGGCGGCGACGAGCGCTTCGACGCGGTCGTGCGCGACTGGGAGGCGCGCGGCGTCGCCCGGCGCTGGACCGACACCTTCCACGTGCTCGCGCCCGGCCAGGAGCCCACGACCAAGTCCGGGCCGGTGCGCTGGGGTGCGGGTGGCGGGATGCGCTCCCTGGTCGAGGACCTCGCGCGCGGCCTCGACGTGCAGCAGCACGAGGTAGCCTCGGTGCGCCGGCGCGACGGTGTCCTCGAGGTCGACGGCGAGCCCGCCGCCGCCGTGGTGCTCGCCATGCCCGACGCGCAGGCCCGGCGCCTGCTCGACCCGACGCTGGCGTCCGCGTCCGCCACCGACCGCGCCTACGAGCCGGTCCTGGCCCTGAGCGCGGTCTTCGACCGGCGCGACTGGGACGACCCGGGCCGCACCGGCGACCGCTTCGACGGCGCCTTCGTCAACGATCACGACGTGCTGGCCTGGATCGCCGACGACGGCCGCCGCCGAGGCGACGACGCGCCCGTGCTGGTGGCGCACTCGACGCCCGGCTTCGCGCAGCCGCGCCTGGACGACCCCGCGGCCGCCGGGTCGGACCTGCTCGACGCGCTGCGCGAGCTGCTCGCGCTGGGGGCCGAGCCCACCGAGACCCACGTGCAGCGCTGGTCGCTGGCCCGCCCCACGGGGTCGCGCGAGCCGACCTTCCACCTCTCCGAGGACCTGGTCGGCCTGTGCGGCGACGGCTGGGGCCCGGTGTCCAAGGTCCAGGGCGCCTGGGTCTCGGGCCACGACCTCGGCGTGGAGCTGGCCCGCCGGCTCGGCTGA
- a CDS encoding mismatch-specific DNA-glycosylase: protein MLVLPDVVGETPVVVLCGMAGAESHRSREHRYDTPGNSFWSLLHESGMTPRRLRPDEEGRLPEHGLATTDLVRTGEDRADPASYAVAELEAKVEQWQPEWLAFTSKTVAHAVARAHGRRRPGLGPVDWYVGPAQVFVLPGPSGANRRHDYDGRPDRLSWWRELAQLSGLA, encoded by the coding sequence GTGCTCGTCCTGCCCGACGTCGTCGGCGAGACGCCCGTCGTCGTGCTCTGCGGGATGGCCGGCGCGGAGAGCCACCGCTCGCGCGAGCACCGCTACGACACCCCCGGCAACAGCTTCTGGTCGCTGCTCCACGAGAGCGGCATGACGCCTCGACGGTTGCGGCCCGACGAGGAGGGCCGGCTCCCGGAGCACGGCCTGGCCACGACCGACCTGGTCCGCACCGGCGAGGACCGCGCCGACCCCGCGTCGTACGCCGTGGCCGAGCTGGAGGCCAAGGTCGAGCAGTGGCAGCCCGAGTGGCTGGCCTTCACCAGCAAGACGGTCGCGCACGCGGTCGCCCGGGCGCACGGACGTCGCCGACCGGGGCTCGGCCCGGTGGACTGGTACGTCGGCCCGGCGCAGGTGTTCGTGCTGCCCGGCCCGAGCGGGGCCAACCGGCGGCACGACTACGACGGCCGGCCCGACCGGCTCTCGTGGTGGCGGGAGCTGGCGCAGCTGTCCGGGCTCGCCTGA
- a CDS encoding LapA family protein, which produces MSTDQPSPAEPTPAPASGPTSGRGSGTSTTSDPLRGSRTSGIWIAVVTLIVVLILLAVFILQNTNTVEISYFGWTGTAPLSASLLIAAAGGALLVAAAGALRILQLRRRVKRDRKAH; this is translated from the coding sequence GTGAGCACCGACCAGCCCTCCCCCGCCGAGCCCACCCCGGCTCCCGCCTCCGGTCCGACCTCGGGTCGTGGGTCCGGCACGTCGACCACCTCCGACCCGCTGCGCGGCTCCCGCACCAGCGGGATCTGGATCGCGGTGGTGACCCTGATCGTGGTGCTGATCCTGCTGGCCGTGTTCATCCTGCAGAACACCAACACCGTCGAGATCTCCTACTTCGGCTGGACGGGCACCGCACCGCTGTCGGCCAGCCTGCTCATCGCCGCCGCCGGTGGCGCCCTGCTCGTCGCGGCCGCCGGCGCCCTGCGGATCCTGCAGCTGCGCCGCCGCGTCAAGCGCGACCGCAAGGCCCACTGA
- a CDS encoding NUDIX domain-containing protein, producing MFVHCACGQRHWGRFGAAGLLLTDPGRTGVLLQKRSVHVHSGGTWSVPGGAIERGEDPVAAALREAHEEAGLRARDLAVSRTVVGTDHGTWSYTYVIAEAPRPELAELASAGATSWEADRTLWVDLDRVGSYRLHPGLREVWPRLHGELLQG from the coding sequence GTGTTCGTCCACTGCGCCTGCGGCCAGCGCCACTGGGGCCGCTTCGGCGCCGCCGGTCTGCTGCTGACCGACCCGGGGCGCACCGGCGTGCTGCTGCAGAAGCGATCCGTGCACGTCCACAGCGGTGGCACCTGGAGCGTGCCCGGCGGCGCCATCGAGCGCGGCGAGGACCCGGTGGCCGCGGCGCTGCGCGAGGCCCACGAGGAGGCCGGGCTGCGGGCCCGCGACCTGGCGGTGTCGCGCACGGTCGTCGGCACCGACCACGGGACGTGGTCCTACACCTACGTCATCGCCGAGGCGCCGCGTCCGGAGCTGGCCGAGCTCGCCAGTGCCGGGGCCACCAGCTGGGAGGCGGACCGGACGCTGTGGGTCGACCTCGACCGGGTCGGGTCCTACCGGCTCCACCCCGGCCTGCGCGAGGTCTGGCCCCGCCTGCACGGGGAGCTGCTCCAGGGCTGA
- a CDS encoding glycosyltransferase family 2 protein, giving the protein MTQALDVAEPPPAAPATAAPRCAGGPLGEAPVGSEVLVGVVVLTQGRRPADLAAALDAVLAQQGVRTDVVVVGNGWEPADLPAGVRGVALPVDDGIPAGRNAGVPHVGGDLLLFLDDDARPADAGYLAHAAALFAADPALGLVHPRVDATHGKAPTRWVPRVRTGDPRRSSPAFVLWEGATVVRRDALLAAGGWPEVYRYAHEGIELVWRVWDAGFSVRYVGDLVALHPPIDPARHATYHRYNARHRVWLARRNLRWPFTWLYVATWTLVQVARSLRSARGRASLRPWFAGWREGWRVDPGGRRPLRWATIWRMTRLGRPPVV; this is encoded by the coding sequence ATGACCCAGGCCCTGGACGTCGCCGAGCCCCCTCCCGCTGCTCCCGCGACGGCAGCCCCGCGGTGTGCCGGCGGACCGCTCGGGGAGGCGCCGGTCGGGTCCGAGGTGCTGGTCGGGGTGGTCGTCCTCACGCAGGGCCGCCGCCCGGCGGACCTCGCCGCCGCGCTGGACGCCGTGCTCGCCCAGCAGGGCGTGCGCACCGACGTGGTGGTGGTCGGCAACGGCTGGGAGCCGGCGGACCTGCCGGCGGGGGTGCGGGGCGTGGCGCTGCCGGTCGACGACGGCATCCCGGCCGGGCGCAACGCCGGCGTGCCCCACGTCGGGGGCGACCTGCTGCTCTTCCTCGACGACGACGCGCGACCGGCGGACGCGGGCTACCTGGCCCATGCCGCCGCCCTGTTCGCCGCCGACCCCGCGCTGGGCCTCGTGCACCCGCGGGTCGACGCGACCCACGGCAAGGCCCCGACCCGCTGGGTCCCGCGGGTCCGCACCGGGGACCCGCGCAGGTCCTCGCCGGCCTTCGTGCTGTGGGAGGGCGCCACGGTCGTGCGCCGCGACGCGCTGCTCGCCGCGGGCGGCTGGCCCGAGGTCTACCGCTACGCCCACGAGGGCATCGAGCTGGTGTGGCGGGTGTGGGACGCCGGCTTCAGCGTCCGCTACGTCGGCGACCTCGTGGCGCTGCACCCGCCGATCGACCCGGCGCGCCACGCGACGTACCACCGCTACAACGCCCGCCACCGCGTCTGGCTGGCCCGGCGCAACCTGCGCTGGCCCTTCACCTGGCTCTACGTCGCCACCTGGACCCTCGTCCAGGTGGCGCGCTCGCTGCGGAGCGCCCGTGGTCGGGCCTCCCTGCGCCCCTGGTTCGCCGGCTGGCGGGAGGGGTGGCGCGTCGATCCCGGCGGCCGCCGCCCGTTGCGGTGGGCCACCATCTGGCGGATGACCCGCCTCGGCCGACCCCCGGTGGTGTGA
- a CDS encoding glycosyltransferase family 2 protein yields MGDRTVVPAPVSVFMAVRDEEADLAASVARVLDQDYPGELEVVLAVAPSKDDTWGEAQRIAAREPRVTVVRNPAGATPHGLNAAIAHAHHDVLVRVDGHAHLPPRYLQDVVELLGSTGAANVGGRMVPEGDGPVSQAVAVTMSSRLGIGGGAFHVGGEAGPQPTVYLGAFRRDALLEVGGYDETFLRAQDWELNHRLRLAGHTVWFDPSLAVTYRPRSSWRSFAHQQFRTGGWRRRVIETHRGTVDPRYLAPPLAVLAILLGLVAGVAAPLLGGWLALGLLVPAAYVGGVGLLGLALGHVRRLPWSVRWRLPLSLAVMHLSWGTGFVLRSS; encoded by the coding sequence GTGGGGGACCGCACGGTCGTCCCCGCCCCGGTCTCGGTGTTCATGGCGGTGCGCGACGAGGAGGCCGACCTCGCGGCCAGCGTCGCGCGGGTGCTCGACCAGGACTACCCCGGCGAGCTCGAGGTGGTCCTCGCGGTCGCCCCGAGCAAGGACGACACCTGGGGCGAGGCGCAGCGGATCGCCGCCCGCGAGCCCCGCGTCACGGTGGTCCGCAACCCCGCCGGGGCCACGCCGCACGGGCTCAACGCCGCCATCGCCCACGCCCACCACGACGTGCTGGTGCGCGTGGACGGGCACGCGCACCTGCCACCGCGCTACCTCCAGGACGTCGTGGAGCTGCTCGGCTCGACCGGGGCCGCCAACGTCGGCGGCCGCATGGTCCCCGAGGGCGACGGGCCGGTGTCGCAGGCGGTGGCGGTCACGATGAGCTCGCGCCTCGGCATCGGCGGGGGCGCCTTCCACGTCGGCGGCGAGGCCGGGCCGCAGCCCACCGTCTACCTGGGTGCCTTCCGCCGCGACGCGCTCCTCGAGGTCGGCGGGTACGACGAGACCTTCCTGCGGGCGCAGGACTGGGAGCTCAACCACCGGCTCCGCCTCGCCGGTCACACCGTGTGGTTCGACCCGTCCCTGGCCGTGACCTACCGGCCGCGGTCGAGCTGGCGCAGCTTCGCCCACCAGCAGTTCCGCACCGGGGGCTGGCGCCGCCGCGTGATCGAGACCCACCGCGGCACCGTCGACCCGCGCTACCTCGCCCCGCCACTGGCCGTGCTGGCGATCCTGCTCGGCCTGGTGGCCGGCGTCGCGGCGCCGCTGCTCGGCGGCTGGCTGGCCCTGGGCCTGCTGGTGCCCGCGGCGTACGTCGGTGGGGTGGGCCTGCTCGGCCTGGCGCTGGGCCACGTCCGGCGGCTGCCCTGGTCGGTGCGCTGGCGGCTGCCGCTCTCGCTGGCCGTGATGCACCTGTCGTGGGGGACGGGGTTCGTGCTCCGCTCGAGCTGA